In Lathyrus oleraceus cultivar Zhongwan6 chromosome 2, CAAS_Psat_ZW6_1.0, whole genome shotgun sequence, the DNA window TGGATGATGAGATAGAAATTAAACTTTTAGAGTTACAAGGAAACATGATTATTCAGAATAAATCCAATAAAAATTTAGCCTCATCTAGCTTAACCAAAAATAATGAAGAAACTATTATTCTGATTAATGAAGATGGGTATATTAACAAAATAGAAAAATTAATATCTCATAAATGGTATAGTAAAATAAATCTCATTGTTAAAGATAAAACTTATGAATTAATTGCTTTGATTGATTCAGGAGCAGATTTAAATTGCATCCAAGAAGAGTTGATCCCAACCCAATATTATGAAAAAACCAAAGAATCTTTAAGAGGAGCCAATGGTAATAGATTACAAGTTTCTTACAAATTATCAGGTGCTAAAATTTGTAAAGATCAGATTTGTTATAGAACCTCTTTTCTTTTAGTAAGAAATATTCATGAGTCCATTATTCTAGGGACCCCTTTTCTAGCTTTACTCTACCCTTTCACAGTTAATAATGCAGCTATAACCACTAATGCTTTAGGGCGTGAAATTAAATTTGAATTCTCAGAACCACCTAAGATTAGGGATCTTAACTCTATCCAGAGTAAGGTTATatcatttattaatcaaattaataataaaagaaaacaaattaaTTTCATTAATAAAGAAATACACTATAAAAAGATAGAACATCAACTGCAATCTCCAAGTATTCAAGAAAAAATTAAATGTATACAAAATAAATTCATTAAAGATCTTTGCTCAGAACAACCTAATGCTTTCTTGAAAAGAAAAGTGCATACTGTCTGATTACCCTATGAACCTGACTTTAAGGAAGCAAATATCCCAACTAAAGCCACACCAATacaaatgaataaataaaatttagactattgtaaaaaagaaataaaagattTCTTAGACAAGGGATTGATTAGGCCCAGTAAGTCTCCTTGGAGTTGCTCCACTTTCTATGTTACCAATGCTTCTGAGCTAGAAAGAGGAAGTCCTCGGTTAGTAATAAATTACAAACCCTTAAATAAAGCATTACAATGGATTATGTATCCCATACCTAATAAAAAGGATTTGATAAACAGATTACATAATAAAAGTATATTTTCAAAGTTTGATCTTAAATCTGGATATTATCAAATACAATTAAAGGAAGAAGATAAATATAAACCGCTTTTGTGGTGCCCTTTGGTCACTATGAATGGAATGTCATGCCTTTAGGATTAAAAAATGCTCCTTCTGAGTTCCAAAATATTATGAATACTATATTTAATGATTACTCACACTTCACCATAGTCTATTTAGATGACATATTAGTATTTTCAGATTCTATAAATCAGCATATACAACATATGAATCTATTTTATGTGATAATTAAAGAGAATGGGTTAGTCTTGTCTGAAAAGAAACTTAAAATATTTCAATCTAAAGTAAGACTTTTGGGTTTTGATATTTCCCAAGATATGTATACCCTCATTAGTAGATCTTTAGAATTTATTAATAAAGTCCCAGATGAACTAAAGGATAAAACCCAGTTCCAGAGAATGGGCGGATGAGCCCCGAGACCTAAAACCCGAAACTATTATCCTAGGTCTTCATTTGCTGATGTGCAATTTGAAGAAAGAAGTAGTTTTATAGAAAATAATTATTCAGGAGAATCCATTGTCGAGTGGAATATCGATGGTGCGTCTGAACAACAAGTTTTTGATACAATACAAAACATGACCATGGCTGCTACTGCCTTCAAACTTAAAGGAAATACGGATAAACATACTAAAGAGATATTAGTTATGGGATTTACCGGACAATTAAAAGGATGGTGGGACAACCTCCTTAGTTCAGAAGATAAATACCAAATAGATTCAGCCGTAAAAATAGAATCTAACGAAGAGATTTGTGTTACAACCCTCTTATACGCTATTACTAAGTTCTTTGTAGGAGAACCCCTTAAACTCCAACAAAGAGCAGCTGACCAATTGCTAAACCTTTATTGTCCAACCATGTCTGATTATAGGTGGTATAGAGATATGTTCTTATCTAAACTATGTCTTGGGTCGGATGGTGCGGCAGATTATTGGAAAGAAAGATTTATTAGTGGTTTACGTAGGTTATTTGCAAAAAAGGTAAAAATTAATATTAAGCAAAACTTTAATGGAACGATCCCCTATCAGTCATTAACCATTGGAAAATTATATAATTATGTAATTGAAACTGGGATACAAATTTGTACAAATTATAAATTACAAAATAAGATTAAGAATAAAAAGGCTAGTAATAGGCGTGAAATGGGATCATTTTGCGAGCAATATGGAGCTACTCCTTTAAGAGCTCCGAGTAAGTCCAAGAATAAAAAACCTGCTAGTAAAGGAAGAAATAACTTCCGTTATCATAAGAAGCAATTTTACAAAGACAAGCCAGAATTTTATAAAAAACCTTACAAGAAAAATTATGGTAAGAAACCTTACagaaaatataataataaatcTAAACCCAAGGATAAAGATGTTAAATGCTATAAGTGTGGTCGTTTTGGCCATTATGCTAATAAATGTAAGGTTCAAGAAAAAATTAATCAACTGAGTAACTTAGACCTTTCAGAAGAGTTAAAAGAAAGCTTAATAACTACTTTAAATAACATCTTGTTAAACTCGAAGGAAGAAGGGTCGTCAACATCTAAAGAATCTTCTTACGAAGAAATACATCAAATTGACAATTCTGAAAAAATGgatgatgattttgatgaatGTTTAGGCCTAGATTTCTGTAGTTGTGACAATTGCAACAAAATAATTAATGTTTTAACAAATAATCAAGCGAATACTTTGAAAGGAATATTAGACAAAATGGAAAGTTCAGAAAGTAAGAATGCTTTCATGAGACAAATTAAAATCATATTTCCAAAAAGAATATTCACAAAGCagaattaaatttttttatgGATTTATTTAAGAAACCGGTTGAAAAAACTGTTTCTATTAAAGATTTACAAGAAGAAATTAgtaatttaaaaaatgaaattcTAATTCTAAAAACCATGGATGATGAGATAGAAATTAAACTTTTAGAGTTACAAGGAAACATGATTATTCAGAATCAATCCAATAAGGAATTTAGCCTCATCTAGCTTAACCAAAAATAATGAAGAAACTATTATTCTGATTAATGAAGATGGGTATATTAACAAAATAGAAAAATTAATATCTCATAAATGGTATAGTAAAATAAATCTCATTGTTAAAGATAAAACTTATGAATTAATTGCTTTGATTGATTTAGGAGCAGATTTAAATTGCATCCAAGAAGAGTTGATCCCAACCCAATATTATGAAAAAACCAAAGAATCTTTAAGAGGAGCCAATGGTAATAGATTACAAGTTTCTTACAAATTATCAGGTGCTAAAATTTGTAAAGATCAGATTTGTTATAGAACCTCTTTTCTTTTAGTAAGAAATATTCATGAGTCCATTATTCTAGGGACCCCTTTTCTAGCTTTACTCTACCCTTTCACAGTTAATAATGCAGCTATAACCACTAATGCTTTAGGGCGTGAAATTAAATTTGAATTCTCAGAACCACCTAAGATTAGGGATCTTAACTCTATCCAGAGTAAGGTTATatcatttattaatcaaattaataataaaagaaaacaaattaaTTTCATTAATAAAGAAATACACTATAAAAAGATAGAACATCAACTGCAATCTCCAAGTATTCAAGAAAAAATTAAATGTATACAAAATAAATTCATTAAAGATCTTTGCTCAGAACAACCTAATGCTTTCTTGAAAAGAAAAGTGCATACTGTCTGATTACCCTATGAACCTGACTTTAAGGAAGCAAATATCCCAACTAAAGCCACACCAATacaaatgaataaataaaatttagactattgtaaaaaagaaataaaagattTCTTAGACAAGGGATTGATTAGGCCCAGTAAGTCTCCTTGGAGTTGCTCCACTTTCTATGTTACCAATGCTTCTGAGCTAGAAAGAGGAAGTCCTCGGTTAGTAATAAATTACAAACCCTTAAATAAAGCATTACAATGGATTATGTATCCCATACCTAATAAAAAGGATTTGATAAACAGATTACATAATAAAAGTATATTTTCAAAGTTTGATCTTAAATCTGGATATTATCAAATACAATTAAAGGAAGAAGATAAATATAAACCGCTTTTGTGGTGCCCTTTGGTCACTATGAATGGAATGTCATGCCTTTAGGATTAAAAAATGCTCCTTCTGAGTTCCAAAATATTATGAATACTATATTTAATGATTACTCACACTTCACCATAGTCTATTTAGATGACATATTAGTATTTTCAGATTCTATAAATCAGCATATACAACATATGAATCTATTTTATGTGATAATTTAAGAGAATGGGTTAGTCTTGTCTGAAAAGAAACTTAAAATATTTCAATCTAAAGTAAGACTTTTGGGTTTTGATATTTCCCAAGATATGTATACCCTCATTAGTAGATCTTTAGAATTTATTAATAAAGTCCCAGATGAACTAAAGGATAAAACCCAGTTCCAGAGAATGGGCGGATGAGCCCCGAGACCTAAAACCCGAAACTATTATCCTAGGTCTTCATTTGCTGATGTGCAATTTGAAGAAAGAAGTAGTTTTATAGAAAATAATTATTCAGGAGAATCCATTGTCGAGTGGAATATCGATGGTGCGTCTGAACAACAAGTTTTTGATACAATACAAAACATGACCATGGCTGCTACTGCCTTCAAACTTAAAGGAAATACGGATAAACATACTAAAGAGATATTAGTTATGGGATTTACCGGACAATTAAAAGGATGGTGGGACAACCTCCTTAGTTCAGAAGATAAATACCAAATAGATTCAGCCGTAAAAATAGAATCTAACGAAGAGATTTGTGTTACAACCCTCTTATACGCTATTACTAAGTTCTTTGTAGGAGAACCCCTTAAACTCCAACAAAGAGCAGCTGACCAATTGCTAAACCTTTATTGTCCAACCATGTCTGATTATAGGTGGTATAGAGATATGTTCTTATCTAAACTATGTCTTGGGTCGGATGGTGCGGCAGATTATTGGAAAGAAAGATTTATTAGTGGTTTACGTAGGTTATTTGCAGAAAAGGTAAAAATTAATATTAAGCAAAACTTTAATGGAACGATCGCCTATCAGTCATTAACCATTGGAAAATTATATAATTATGTAATTGAAACTGGGATACAAATTTGTACAAATTATAAATTACAAAATAAGATTAAGAATAAAAAGGCTAGTAATAGGCGTGAAATGGGATCATTTTGCGAGCAATATGGAGCTACTCCTTTAAGAGCTCCGAGTAAGTCCAAGAATAAAAAACCTGCTAGTAAAGGAAGAAATAACTTCCGTTATCATAAGAAGCAATTTTACAAAGACAAGACAGAATTTTATAAAAAACCTTACAAGAAAAATTATGGTAAGAAACCTTACagaaaatataataataaatcTAAACCCAAGGATAAAGATGTTAAATGCTATAAGTGTGGTCGTTTTGGCCATTATGCTAATAAATGTAAGGTTCAAGAAAAAATTAATCAACTGAGTAACTTAGACCTTTCAGAAGAGTTAAAAGAAAGCTTAATAACTACTTTAAATAACATCTTGTTAAACTCGAAGGAAGAAGGGTCGTCAACATCTAAAGAATCTTCTTACGAAGAAATACATCAAATTGACAATTCTGAAAAAATGgatgatgattttgatgaatGTTTAGGCCTAGATTTCTGTAGTTGTGACAATTGCAACAAAATAATTAATGTTTTAACAAATAATCAAGCGAATACTTTGAAAGGAATATTAGACAAAATGGAAAGTTCAGAAAGTAAGAATGCTTTCATGAGACAAATTAAAATCATATTTCCAAAAAGAATATTCACAAAGCagaattaaatttttttatgGATTTATTTAAGAAACCGGTTGAAAAAACTGTTTCTATTAAAGATTTACAAGAAGAAATTAgtaatttaaaaaatgaaattcTAATTCTAAAAACCATGGATGATGAGATAGAAATTAAACTTTTAGAGTTACAAGGAAACATGATTATTCAGAATCAATCCAATAAAAATTTAGCCTCATCTAGCTTAACCAAAAATAATGAAGAAACTATTATTCTGATTAATGAAGATGGGTATATTAACAAAATAGAAAAATTAATATCTCATAAATGGTATAGTAAAATAAATCTCATTGTTAAAGATAAAACTTATGAATTAATTGCTTTGATTTATTCAGGAGCAGATTTAAATTGCATCCAAGAAGAGTTGATCCCAACCCAATATTATGAAAAAACCAAAGAATCTTTAAGAGGAGCCAATGGTAATAGATTTCAAGTTTCTTACAAATTATCAGGTGCTAAAATTTGTAAAGATCAGATTTGTTATAGAACCTCTTTTCTTTTAGTAAGAAATATTCATGAGTCCATTATTCTAGGGACCCCTTTTCTAGCTTTACTCTACCCTTTCACAGTTAATAATGCAGCTATAACCACTAATGCTTTAGGGCGTGAAATTAAATTTGAATTCTCAGAACCACCTAAGATTAGGGATCTTAACTCTATCCAGAGTAAGGTTATatcatttattaatcaaattaataataaaagaaaacaaattaaTTTCATTAATAAAGAATACACTATAAAAAGATAGAACATCAACTGCAATCTCCAAGTATTCAAGAAAAAATTAAATGTATACAAAATAAATTCATTAAAGATCTTTGCTCAGAACAACCTAATGCTTTCTTGAAAAGAAAAGTGCATACTGTCTGATTACCCTATGAACCTGACTTTAAGGAAGCAAATATCCCAACTAAAGCCACACCAATacaaatgaataaataaaatttagactattgtaaaaaagaaataaaagattTCTTAGACAAGGGATTGATTAGGCCCAGTAAGTCTCCTTGGAGTTGCTCCACTTTCTATGTTACCAATGCTTCTGAGCTAGAAAGAGGAAGTCCTCGGTTAGTAATAAATTACAAACCCTTAAATAAAGCATTACAATGGATTATGTATCCCATACCTAATAAAAAGGATTTGATAAACAGATTACATAATAAAAGTATATTTTCAAAGTTTGATCTTAAATCTGGATATTATCAAATACAATTAAAGGAAGAAGATAAATATAAACCGCTTTTGTGGTGCCCTTTGGTCACTATGAATGGAATGTCATGCCTTTAGGATTAAAAAATGCTCCTTCTGAGTTCCAAAATATTATGAATACTATATTTAAGGATTACTCACACTTCACCATAGTCTATTTAGATGACATATTAGTATTTTCAGATTCTATAAATCAGCATATACAACATATGAATCTATTTTATGTGATAATTTAAGAGAATGGGTTAGTCTTGTCTGAAAAGAAACTTAAAATATTTCAATCTAAAGTAAGACTTTTGGGTTTTGATATTTCCCAAGATATGTATACCCTCATTAGTAGATCTTTAGAATTTATTAATAAAGTCCTAGATGAACTAAAGGATAAAACCCAGTTCCAGAGAATGGGCGGATGAGCCCCGAGACCTAAAACCCGAAACTATTATCCTAGGTCTTCATTTGCTGATGTGCAATTTGAAGAAAGAAGTAGTTTTATAGAAAATAATTATTCAGGAGAATCCATTGTCGAGTGGAATATCGATGGTGCGTCTGAACAACAAGTTTTTGATACAATACAAAACATGACCATGGCTGCTACTGCCTTCAAACTTAAAGGAAATACGGATAAACATACTAAAGAGATATTAGTTATGGGATTTACCGGACAATTAAAAGGATGGTGGGACAACCTCCTTAGTTCAGAAGATAAATACCAAATAGATTCAGCCGTAAAAATAGAATCTAACGAAGAGATTTGTGTTACAACCCTCTTATACGCTATTACTAAGTTCTTTGTAGGAGAACCCCTTAAACTCCAACAAAGAGCAGCTGACCAATTGCTAAACCTTTATTGTCCAACCATGTCTGATTATAGGTGGTATAGAGATATGTTCTTATCTAAACTATGTCTTGGGTCGGATGGTGCGGCAGATTATTGGAAAGAAAGATTTATTAGTGGTTTACGTAGGTTATTTGCAAAAAAGGTAAAAATTAATATTAAGCAAAACTTTAATGGAACGATCGCCTATCAGTCATTAACCATTGGAAAATTATATAATTATGTAATTGAAACTGGGATACAAATTTGTACAAATTGCAAATTACAAAATAAGATTAAGAATGAAAAGGCTAGTAATAGGCGTGAAATGGGATCATTTTGCGAGCAATATGGAGCTACTCCTTTAAGAGCTCCGAGTAACTCCAAGAATAAAAAACCTGCTAGTAAAGGAAGAAATAACTTCCGTTATCATAAGAAGCAATTTTACAAAGACAAGCCAAAATTTTATAAAAAACCTTACAAGAAAAATTATGGTAAGAAACCTTACCgaaaatataataataaatcTAAACCCAAGGATAAAGATGTTAAATGCTATAAGTGTGGTCGTTTTGGCCATTATGCTAATAAATGTAAGGTTCAAGAAAAAATTAATCAACTGAGTAACTTAGACCTTTCAGAAGAGTTAAAAGAAAGCTTAATAACTACTTTAAATAACATCTTGTTTAACTCGAAGGAAGAAGGGTCGTCAACATCTAAAGAATCTTCTTACGAAGAAATACATCAAATTGACAATTCTGAGAAAATGgatgatgattttgatgaatGTTTAGGCCTAGATTTGTAGTTGTGACAATTGCAACAAAATAATTAATGTTTTAACAAATAATCAAGCGAATACTTTGAAAGGAATATTAGACAAAATGGAAAGTTAAGAAAGTAAGAATGCTTTCATGAGACAAATTAAAATCATATTTCCAAAAAGAATATTCACAAAGCagaattaaatttttttatgGATTTATTTAAGAAACCGGTATAAAAAACTGTTTCTATTAAAGATTTACAAGAAGAAATTAgtaatttaaaaaatgaaattcTAATTCTAAAAACCATGGATGATGAGATAGAAATTAAACTTTTAGAGTTACAAGGAAACATGATTATTCAGAATCAATCCAATAAAAATTTAGCCTCATCTAGCTTAACCAAAAATAATGAAGAAACTATTATTCTGATTAATGAAGATGGGTATATTAACAAAATAGAAAAATTAATATCTCATAAATGGTATAGTAAAATAAATCTCATTGTTAAAGATAAAACTTATGAATTAATTGATTTGATTGATTCAGGAGCAGATTTAAATTGCATCCAAGAAGAGTTGATCCCAACCCAATATTATGAAAAAACCAAAGAATCTTTAAGAGGAGCCAATGGTAATAGATTACAAGTTTCTTACAAATTATCAGGTGCTAAAATTTGTAAATATCAGATTTGTTATAGAACCTCTTTTCTTTTAGTAAGAAATATTCATGAGTCCATTATTCTAGGGACCCCTTTTCTAGCTTTACTCTACCCTTTCACAGTTAATAATGCAGCTATAACCACTAATGCTTTAGGGCGTGAAATTAAATTTGAATTCTCAGAACCACCTAAGATTAGGGATCTTAACTCTATCCAGAGTAAGGTTATatcatttattaatcaaattaataataaaagaaaacaaattaaTTTCATTAATAAAGAAATACACTATAAAAAGATAGAAGATCAACTGCAATCTCCAAGTATTCAAGAAAAAATTAAATGTATACAAAATAAATTCATTAAAGATCTTTGCTCAGAACAACCTAATGCTTTCTTGAAAAGAAAAGTGCATACTGTCTGATTACCCTATGAACCTGACTTTAAGGAAGCAAATATCCCAACTAAAGCCACACCAATacaaatgaataaataaaatatagactattgtaaaaaagaaataaaagattTCTTAGACAAGGGATTGATTAGGCCCAGTAAGTCTCCTTGGAGTTGCTCCACTTTCTATGTTACCAATGCTTCTGAGCTAGAAAGAGGAAGTCCTCGGTTAGTAATAAATTACAAACCCTTAAATAAAGCATTACAATGGATTATGTATCCCATACCTAATAAAAAGGATTTGATAAACAGATTACATAATAAACGTATATTTT includes these proteins:
- the LOC127121863 gene encoding uncharacterized protein LOC127121863; the encoded protein is MAATAFKLKGNTDKHTKEILVMGFTGQLKGWWDNLLSSEDKYQIDSAVKIESNEEICVTTLLYAITKFFVGEPLKLQQRAADQLLNLYCPTMSDYRWYRDMFLSKLCLGSDGAADYWKERFISGLRRLFAKKVKINIKQNFNGTIPYQSLTIGKLYNYVIETGIQICTNYKLQNKIKNKKASNRREMGSFCEQYGATPLRAPSKSKNKKPASKGRNNFRYHKKQFYKDKPEFYKKPYKKNYGKKPYRKYNNKSKPKDKDVKCYKCGRFGHYANKCKVQEKINQLSNLDLSEELKESLITTLNNILLNSKEEGSSTSKESSYEEIHQIDNSEKMDDDFDECLGLDFCSCDNCNKIINVLTNNQANTLKGILDKMESSESKNAFMRQIKIIFPKRIFTKQN
- the LOC127121864 gene encoding uncharacterized protein LOC127121864 is translated as MAATAFKLKGNTDKHTKEILVMGFTGQLKGWWDNLLSSEDKYQIDSAVKIESNEEICVTTLLYAITKFFVGEPLKLQQRAADQLLNLYCPTMSDYRWYRDMFLSKLCLGSDGAADYWKERFISGLRRLFAEKVKINIKQNFNGTIAYQSLTIGKLYNYVIETGIQICTNYKLQNKIKNKKASNRREMGSFCEQYGATPLRAPSKSKNKKPASKGRNNFRYHKKQFYKDKTEFYKKPYKKNYGKKPYRKYNNKSKPKDKDVKCYKCGRFGHYANKCKVQEKINQLSNLDLSEELKESLITTLNNILLNSKEEGSSTSKESSYEEIHQIDNSEKMDDDFDECLGLDFCSCDNCNKIINVLTNNQANTLKGILDKMESSESKNAFMRQIKIIFPKRIFTKQN
- the LOC127121865 gene encoding uncharacterized protein LOC127121865 encodes the protein MAATAFKLKGNTDKHTKEILVMGFTGQLKGWWDNLLSSEDKYQIDSAVKIESNEEICVTTLLYAITKFFVGEPLKLQQRAADQLLNLYCPTMSDYRWYRDMFLSKLCLGSDGAADYWKERFISGLRRLFAKKVKINIKQNFNGTIAYQSLTIGKLYNYVIETGIQICTNCKLQNKIKNEKASNRREMGSFCEQYGATPLRAPSNSKNKKPASKGRNNFRYHKKQFYKDKPKFYKKPYKKNYGKKPYRKYNNKSKPKDKDVKCYKCGRFGHYANKCKVQEKINQLSNLDLSEELKESLITTLNNILFNSKEEGSSTSKESSYEEIHQIDNSEKMDDDFDECLGLDL